A section of the Hemibagrus wyckioides isolate EC202008001 linkage group LG04, SWU_Hwy_1.0, whole genome shotgun sequence genome encodes:
- the c2cd5 gene encoding C2 domain-containing protein 5 isoform X8, whose product MPGKLKAKIMAGRHLPVMDRASDLTDAFVEVKFGNMTFKTDVCPKSLNPQWNSEWFKFEVDDEDLQDEPLQITVLDHDTYSANDAIGKVYIDIDPLLCSEAATVISGWFPIYDTIHGIRGEINVLVKVDLFNDLNRFRQSSCGVKFFCTTSIPRCYRAVMVHGFVEELVVNEDPEYQWIDRIRTPRASNEARQRLISLMSGELQRKIGLKVLEMGGNAVVGYLQCFDLEGESGLVVRAIGTACTLEKISSTHPPSGATNPSNSSPSKDIKEAGFGEEAPGVPLCSGPPTPLRVQTFSSFSPSKSYSRQSSSSDTELSLTPKTGMGSGGSAGKEVGPLKALLRQQTQSALEQREFPFFTLTGFPPGFLLHVGGVVSARSVKLLDRIHNPDEPETRDAWWEEIRQEIKSHAKALGCHAVVGYSESTSICEEVCILSASGTAAILSSRFMQDGALDTEHRLSRQHGTERGEGEMGSSASLGFDDVVPPACGFCHIPYDELNMPFPAQLTYCHCCRRHKVPDVLFTTIDVPSEAHVTGKGCLIQARLCRTKKKAQGEGNATAISNLLPFLEYELHTQLMNKLKLRNMNALFGLRIQISVGENMLLGLASATGVYLTALPSPGGIQIAGKTPSDLTYEQHLSNMQKKINDTIAKNKELYEINPPEFVEELIGSPIPEPRQRSRLFRSHSESSDEVSELDLSHGKKDAFVLEIDDTDAFEDIHSLLTDAPTPPGFYSCNTEIMPGIYNWTSELQMFTSVRVFRLSNVNLTNQGLNKIFNDLCENLLKSLYFKLRSMVPCCLCHVNFTVAVPEDELIQVAVTAVAMSFDKDQTQENGRQSGEKTLIKVTENEEQLQFPLELPAESSSSSSSNPLNSAKGLAEVSGGPPSARVSSLEKSSPLPEGRSRSLRSSRSYPGGSVTVVKMTPLSFIPGTKIIKYLGIINMFFIRETTSLREEGGVSGFLHSFIAEVFAMVRAHVAALGGNAVVSYSMKECVFMENPNKNQAQCLINVSGDAVIFVRESELEATPPQTQTSCGGEGT is encoded by the exons ATGCCGGGGAAGCTGAAGGCGAAGATCATGGCAGGCCGCCACCTGCCCGTGATGGACCGTGCCAGTGACCTCACCGACGCCTTTGTGGAG GTGAAGTTCGGAAACATGACTTTTAAAACAGACGTGTGTCCGAAGTCACTGAACCCACAGTGGAATTCTGAGTGGTTTAAGTTTGAG gtggatgATGAGGATCTACAGGATGAACCGTTACAGATCACGGTTCTGGACCATGACACGTACAGTGCGAACGATGCCATAGGGAAGGTGTACATCGACATTGACCCTCTGCTCTGCAGTGAAGCGGCCACCGTAATCTCCGGCTGGTTTCCCATCTACGACACCATTCATG gtatcAGAGGAGAGATCAATGTGCTGGTTAAAGTGGACCTCTTTAACGACCTGAACCGTTTCAGACAGTCTTCCTGCGGAGTCAAGTTCTTCTGTA CTACGTCCATCCCGAGATGCTACCGCGCTGTGATGGTCCACGGCTTTGTGGAGGAGCTGGTGGTGAATGAGGACCCAGAGTACCAGTGGATCGACCGGATACGAACCCCGCGTGCGTCCAATGAGGCCCGACAGCGCCTCATCTCCCTAATGTCAG GTGAGCTACAGAGGAAAATCGGGCTGAAGGTTCTGGAGATGGGCGGGAACGCAGTGGTCGGCTACCTGCAGTGTTTTGACCTGGAAGGAGAGTCTGGTCTGGTTGTGCGAGCCATCGGTACCGCCTGCACACTGGAAAAGATCAGCAGCACACATCCTCCCTCAGGGGCCACAAACCCCTCCAACTCCTCTCCATCAAAAGATATCAAAGA GGCGGGTTTTGGGGAGGAGGCCCCTGGTGTCCCGTTGTGCTCAGGACCCCCAACCCCATTGAGAGTCCAaaccttctcttccttctcCCCCTCCAAGTCCTACAGTCGCCAGTCCTCCTCCTCTGACACTGAGCTGAGCCTCACCCCCAAAACCG GTATGGGCAGCGGGGGCAGTGCCGGGAAGGAGGTGGGGCCTCTTAAAGCACTTCTGAGGCAACAGACCCAATCGGCTTTGGAACAGAGG gaGTTCCCCTTCTTTACACTGACCGGTTTCCCTCCTGGCTTTCTGCTTCATGTGGGAGGAGTGGTGAGCGCACGGTCAGTCAAGCTTCTGGATCGAATCCACAACCCTG ACGAGCCGGAGACACGAGACGCTTGGTGGGAGGAGATCAGACAGGAGATAAAGTCTCACGCTAAAGCTCTGGGCTGCCATGCAGTGGTGGGATACAGCGAGTCCACCAGCATCTG tGAGGAGGTGTGTATTCTGTCAGCATCGGGAACCGCAGCGATCCTCAGCTCCCGCTTCATGCAGGATGGCGCACTGGACACAGAGCACAGGTTGTCACGGCAACATGGCACAGAGAGGGGCGAGGGTGAGATGGGTAGTTCAGCCTCGTTAGG gTTTGATGATGTTGTCCCTCCTGCCTGTGGGTTTTGTCACATCCCATATGATGAGTTGAACATGCCGTTTCCGGCTCAGCTGACCTACTGTCACTGCTGCCGCCGCCATAAAGTCCCTGATGTGCTCTTCACCACCATAGACGTGCCGTCTGAAGCACATGTCACTGGCAAAGGCTGCCTTATACAggccag GCTGTGCCGAACAAAGAAGAAGGCTCAGGGCGAGGGCAACGCCACAGCCATCAGTAACCTGCTGCCGTTCCTGGAGTACGAGCTGCACACCCAGCTGATGAACAAGCTGAAGCTGCGCAACATGAACGCTCTGTTTGGATTGCGTATCCAGATCAGTGTGGGGGAGAACATGCTGCTCGGCCTGGCT tcaGCGACAGGCGTGTACCTGACAGCACTTCCAAGTCCAGGAGGAATCCAGATTGCTGGAAAGACCCCCAGTGACCTCACATACGAACAACATCTctcaaacatgcaaaaaaaaattaatgacaCTATTGCCAAAAACAAAGAGCTTTATGAGATTAATCCCCcg GAGTTTGTGGAGGAGCTGATTGGCTCACCGATCCCGGAGCCCCGGCAACGATCTCGCCTCTTCCGCTCGCACTCTGAGAGCTCAGACGAGGTTTCAGAGTTAGACCTGTCTCACGGGAAGAAGGACGCttttgttctggag ATTGATGATACAGACGCTTTTGAAGACATTCATTCCCTCCTCACTGACGCCCCGACTCCTCCAG GTTTCTACAGCTGCAACACTGAAATCATGCCTGGGATTTATAACTGGACTTCAGAATTACAG ATGTTTACGTCTGTGAGAGTGTTCCGACTCAGCAACgtaaatctgaccaatcagggcCTGAATAAGATTTTTAATGATCTGTGTGAGAACCTGCTGAAG agttTGTATTTCAAATTGCGCTCCATGGTGCCCTGCTGTCTCTGCCATGTGAACTTCACTGTCGCTGTGCCTGAGGATGAGCTCATACAG GTGGCAGTGACAGCAGTGGCCATGAGCTTTGATAAAGATCAGACGCAGGAGAATGGCAGACAAAGTGGAGAGAAAACACTTATCAAag TTACAGAAAATGAAGAGCAGCTTCAGTTCCCTTTAGAGCTCCCTGCtgaatcctcctcctcctcttcctccaacCCTCTGAACTCAGCCAAAG gtttggCCGAGGTTTCAGGAGGTCCCCCAAGTGCTCGAG tGTCCTCTCTGGAGAAGTCCAGTCCGTTGCCTGAAGGTCGTTCTCGCTCTCTGAGGTCGAGTCGTTCTTACCCCGGAGGTTCTGTCACTGTGGTTAAAATGACGCCACTCTCCTTTATTCctggaacaaaaataataaaatacctCGGCATCATCAACATGTTCTTCATCAGAGAGACCACCTCACTCcgagag gagggTGGTGTGAGTGGGTTCCTGCACTCCTTTATAGCTGAGGTGTTTGCTATGGTACGCGCGCACGTCGCTGCTCTGGGTGGAAACGCCGTCGTCTCCTACAgcatgaaggagtgtgtgtttatggagaaTCCAAACAAGAATcag gctCAGTGCCTTATCAACGTGAGCGGAGACGCTGTGATTTTCGTCCGAGAGTCTGAACTCGAGGCCACGCCTCCACAGACACAAACGTCCTGCGGTGGAGAAGggacatga
- the c2cd5 gene encoding C2 domain-containing protein 5 isoform X2 — MPGKLKAKIMAGRHLPVMDRASDLTDAFVEVKFGNMTFKTDVCPKSLNPQWNSEWFKFEVDDEDLQDEPLQITVLDHDTYSANDAIGKVYIDIDPLLCSEAATVISGWFPIYDTIHGIRGEINVLVKVDLFNDLNRFRQSSCGVKFFCTTSIPRCYRAVMVHGFVEELVVNEDPEYQWIDRIRTPRASNEARQRLISLMSGELQRKIGLKVLEMGGNAVVGYLQCFDLEGESGLVVRAIGTACTLEKISSTHPPSGATNPSNSSPSKDIKEAGFGEEAPGVPLCSGPPTPLRVQTFSSFSPSKSYSRQSSSSDTELSLTPKTGMGSGGSAGKEVGPLKALLRQQTQSALEQREFPFFTLTGFPPGFLLHVGGVVSARSVKLLDRIHNPDEPETRDAWWEEIRQEIKSHAKALGCHAVVGYSESTSICEEVCILSASGTAAILSSRFMQDGALDTEHRLSRQHGTERGEGEMGSSASLGFDDVVPPACGFCHIPYDELNMPFPAQLTYCHCCRRHKVPDVLFTTIDVPSEAHVTGKGCLIQARLCRTKKKAQGEGNATAISNLLPFLEYELHTQLMNKLKLRNMNALFGLRIQISVGENMLLGLASATGVYLTALPSPGGIQIAGKTPSDLTYEQHLSNMQKKINDTIAKNKELYEINPPEFVEELIGSPIPEPRQRSRLFRSHSESSDEVSELDLSHGKKDAFVLEIDDTDAFEDIHSLLTDAPTPPGFYSCNTEIMPGIYNWTSELQMFTSVRVFRLSNVNLTNQGLNKIFNDLCENLLKSLYFKLRSMVPCCLCHVNFTVAVPEDELIQVAVTAVAMSFDKDQTQENGRQSGEKTLIKVTENEEQLQFPLELPAESSSSSSSNPLNSAKGLAEVSGGPPSARDRCSSWIEQLRLKAHTIRRGSIKTMSSLEKSSPLPEGRSRSLRSSRSYPGGSVTVVKMTPLSFIPGTKIIKYLGIINMFFIRETTSLREEGGVSGFLHSFIAEVFAMVRAHVAALGGNAVVSYSMKECVFMENPNKNQAQCLINVSGDAVIFVRESELEATPPQTQTSCGGEGT; from the exons ATGCCGGGGAAGCTGAAGGCGAAGATCATGGCAGGCCGCCACCTGCCCGTGATGGACCGTGCCAGTGACCTCACCGACGCCTTTGTGGAG GTGAAGTTCGGAAACATGACTTTTAAAACAGACGTGTGTCCGAAGTCACTGAACCCACAGTGGAATTCTGAGTGGTTTAAGTTTGAG gtggatgATGAGGATCTACAGGATGAACCGTTACAGATCACGGTTCTGGACCATGACACGTACAGTGCGAACGATGCCATAGGGAAGGTGTACATCGACATTGACCCTCTGCTCTGCAGTGAAGCGGCCACCGTAATCTCCGGCTGGTTTCCCATCTACGACACCATTCATG gtatcAGAGGAGAGATCAATGTGCTGGTTAAAGTGGACCTCTTTAACGACCTGAACCGTTTCAGACAGTCTTCCTGCGGAGTCAAGTTCTTCTGTA CTACGTCCATCCCGAGATGCTACCGCGCTGTGATGGTCCACGGCTTTGTGGAGGAGCTGGTGGTGAATGAGGACCCAGAGTACCAGTGGATCGACCGGATACGAACCCCGCGTGCGTCCAATGAGGCCCGACAGCGCCTCATCTCCCTAATGTCAG GTGAGCTACAGAGGAAAATCGGGCTGAAGGTTCTGGAGATGGGCGGGAACGCAGTGGTCGGCTACCTGCAGTGTTTTGACCTGGAAGGAGAGTCTGGTCTGGTTGTGCGAGCCATCGGTACCGCCTGCACACTGGAAAAGATCAGCAGCACACATCCTCCCTCAGGGGCCACAAACCCCTCCAACTCCTCTCCATCAAAAGATATCAAAGA GGCGGGTTTTGGGGAGGAGGCCCCTGGTGTCCCGTTGTGCTCAGGACCCCCAACCCCATTGAGAGTCCAaaccttctcttccttctcCCCCTCCAAGTCCTACAGTCGCCAGTCCTCCTCCTCTGACACTGAGCTGAGCCTCACCCCCAAAACCG GTATGGGCAGCGGGGGCAGTGCCGGGAAGGAGGTGGGGCCTCTTAAAGCACTTCTGAGGCAACAGACCCAATCGGCTTTGGAACAGAGG gaGTTCCCCTTCTTTACACTGACCGGTTTCCCTCCTGGCTTTCTGCTTCATGTGGGAGGAGTGGTGAGCGCACGGTCAGTCAAGCTTCTGGATCGAATCCACAACCCTG ACGAGCCGGAGACACGAGACGCTTGGTGGGAGGAGATCAGACAGGAGATAAAGTCTCACGCTAAAGCTCTGGGCTGCCATGCAGTGGTGGGATACAGCGAGTCCACCAGCATCTG tGAGGAGGTGTGTATTCTGTCAGCATCGGGAACCGCAGCGATCCTCAGCTCCCGCTTCATGCAGGATGGCGCACTGGACACAGAGCACAGGTTGTCACGGCAACATGGCACAGAGAGGGGCGAGGGTGAGATGGGTAGTTCAGCCTCGTTAGG gTTTGATGATGTTGTCCCTCCTGCCTGTGGGTTTTGTCACATCCCATATGATGAGTTGAACATGCCGTTTCCGGCTCAGCTGACCTACTGTCACTGCTGCCGCCGCCATAAAGTCCCTGATGTGCTCTTCACCACCATAGACGTGCCGTCTGAAGCACATGTCACTGGCAAAGGCTGCCTTATACAggccag GCTGTGCCGAACAAAGAAGAAGGCTCAGGGCGAGGGCAACGCCACAGCCATCAGTAACCTGCTGCCGTTCCTGGAGTACGAGCTGCACACCCAGCTGATGAACAAGCTGAAGCTGCGCAACATGAACGCTCTGTTTGGATTGCGTATCCAGATCAGTGTGGGGGAGAACATGCTGCTCGGCCTGGCT tcaGCGACAGGCGTGTACCTGACAGCACTTCCAAGTCCAGGAGGAATCCAGATTGCTGGAAAGACCCCCAGTGACCTCACATACGAACAACATCTctcaaacatgcaaaaaaaaattaatgacaCTATTGCCAAAAACAAAGAGCTTTATGAGATTAATCCCCcg GAGTTTGTGGAGGAGCTGATTGGCTCACCGATCCCGGAGCCCCGGCAACGATCTCGCCTCTTCCGCTCGCACTCTGAGAGCTCAGACGAGGTTTCAGAGTTAGACCTGTCTCACGGGAAGAAGGACGCttttgttctggag ATTGATGATACAGACGCTTTTGAAGACATTCATTCCCTCCTCACTGACGCCCCGACTCCTCCAG GTTTCTACAGCTGCAACACTGAAATCATGCCTGGGATTTATAACTGGACTTCAGAATTACAG ATGTTTACGTCTGTGAGAGTGTTCCGACTCAGCAACgtaaatctgaccaatcagggcCTGAATAAGATTTTTAATGATCTGTGTGAGAACCTGCTGAAG agttTGTATTTCAAATTGCGCTCCATGGTGCCCTGCTGTCTCTGCCATGTGAACTTCACTGTCGCTGTGCCTGAGGATGAGCTCATACAG GTGGCAGTGACAGCAGTGGCCATGAGCTTTGATAAAGATCAGACGCAGGAGAATGGCAGACAAAGTGGAGAGAAAACACTTATCAAag TTACAGAAAATGAAGAGCAGCTTCAGTTCCCTTTAGAGCTCCCTGCtgaatcctcctcctcctcttcctccaacCCTCTGAACTCAGCCAAAG gtttggCCGAGGTTTCAGGAGGTCCCCCAAGTGCTCGAG ACAGATGCAGTTCCTGGATAGAGCAGCTTAGGCTGAAAGCTCACACCATAAGACGAGGATCAATTAAAACAA tGTCCTCTCTGGAGAAGTCCAGTCCGTTGCCTGAAGGTCGTTCTCGCTCTCTGAGGTCGAGTCGTTCTTACCCCGGAGGTTCTGTCACTGTGGTTAAAATGACGCCACTCTCCTTTATTCctggaacaaaaataataaaatacctCGGCATCATCAACATGTTCTTCATCAGAGAGACCACCTCACTCcgagag gagggTGGTGTGAGTGGGTTCCTGCACTCCTTTATAGCTGAGGTGTTTGCTATGGTACGCGCGCACGTCGCTGCTCTGGGTGGAAACGCCGTCGTCTCCTACAgcatgaaggagtgtgtgtttatggagaaTCCAAACAAGAATcag gctCAGTGCCTTATCAACGTGAGCGGAGACGCTGTGATTTTCGTCCGAGAGTCTGAACTCGAGGCCACGCCTCCACAGACACAAACGTCCTGCGGTGGAGAAGggacatga
- the c2cd5 gene encoding C2 domain-containing protein 5 isoform X10, whose amino-acid sequence MPGKLKAKIMAGRHLPVMDRASDLTDAFVEVKFGNMTFKTDVCPKSLNPQWNSEWFKFEVDDEDLQDEPLQITVLDHDTYSANDAIGKVYIDIDPLLCSEAATVISGWFPIYDTIHGIRGEINVLVKVDLFNDLNRFRQSSCGVKFFCTTSIPRCYRAVMVHGFVEELVVNEDPEYQWIDRIRTPRASNEARQRLISLMSGELQRKIGLKVLEMGGNAVVGYLQCFDLEGESGLVVRAIGTACTLEKISSTHPPSGATNPSNSSPSKDIKEAGFGEEAPGVPLCSGPPTPLRVQTFSSFSPSKSYSRQSSSSDTELSLTPKTGMGSGGSAGKEVGPLKALLRQQTQSALEQREFPFFTLTGFPPGFLLHVGGVVSARSVKLLDRIHNPDEPETRDAWWEEIRQEIKSHAKALGCHAVVGYSESTSICEEVCILSASGTAAILSSRFMQDGALDTEHRLSRQHGTERGEGEMGSSASLGFDDVVPPACGFCHIPYDELNMPFPAQLTYCHCCRRHKVPDVLFTTIDVPSEAHVTGKGCLIQARLCRTKKKAQGEGNATAISNLLPFLEYELHTQLMNKLKLRNMNALFGLRIQISVGENMLLGLASATGVYLTALPSPGGIQIAGKTPSDLTYEQHLSNMQKKINDTIAKNKELYEINPPEFVEELIGSPIPEPRQRSRLFRSHSESSDEVSELDLSHGKKDAFVLEIDDTDAFEDIHSLLTDAPTPPGFYSCNTEIMPGIYNWTSELQMFTSVRVFRLSNVNLTNQGLNKIFNDLCENLLKSLYFKLRSMVPCCLCHVNFTVAVPEDELIQVAVTAVAMSFDKDQTQENGRQSGEKTLIKGLAEVSGGPPSARVSSLEKSSPLPEGRSRSLRSSRSYPGGSVTVVKMTPLSFIPGTKIIKYLGIINMFFIRETTSLREEGGVSGFLHSFIAEVFAMVRAHVAALGGNAVVSYSMKECVFMENPNKNQAQCLINVSGDAVIFVRESELEATPPQTQTSCGGEGT is encoded by the exons ATGCCGGGGAAGCTGAAGGCGAAGATCATGGCAGGCCGCCACCTGCCCGTGATGGACCGTGCCAGTGACCTCACCGACGCCTTTGTGGAG GTGAAGTTCGGAAACATGACTTTTAAAACAGACGTGTGTCCGAAGTCACTGAACCCACAGTGGAATTCTGAGTGGTTTAAGTTTGAG gtggatgATGAGGATCTACAGGATGAACCGTTACAGATCACGGTTCTGGACCATGACACGTACAGTGCGAACGATGCCATAGGGAAGGTGTACATCGACATTGACCCTCTGCTCTGCAGTGAAGCGGCCACCGTAATCTCCGGCTGGTTTCCCATCTACGACACCATTCATG gtatcAGAGGAGAGATCAATGTGCTGGTTAAAGTGGACCTCTTTAACGACCTGAACCGTTTCAGACAGTCTTCCTGCGGAGTCAAGTTCTTCTGTA CTACGTCCATCCCGAGATGCTACCGCGCTGTGATGGTCCACGGCTTTGTGGAGGAGCTGGTGGTGAATGAGGACCCAGAGTACCAGTGGATCGACCGGATACGAACCCCGCGTGCGTCCAATGAGGCCCGACAGCGCCTCATCTCCCTAATGTCAG GTGAGCTACAGAGGAAAATCGGGCTGAAGGTTCTGGAGATGGGCGGGAACGCAGTGGTCGGCTACCTGCAGTGTTTTGACCTGGAAGGAGAGTCTGGTCTGGTTGTGCGAGCCATCGGTACCGCCTGCACACTGGAAAAGATCAGCAGCACACATCCTCCCTCAGGGGCCACAAACCCCTCCAACTCCTCTCCATCAAAAGATATCAAAGA GGCGGGTTTTGGGGAGGAGGCCCCTGGTGTCCCGTTGTGCTCAGGACCCCCAACCCCATTGAGAGTCCAaaccttctcttccttctcCCCCTCCAAGTCCTACAGTCGCCAGTCCTCCTCCTCTGACACTGAGCTGAGCCTCACCCCCAAAACCG GTATGGGCAGCGGGGGCAGTGCCGGGAAGGAGGTGGGGCCTCTTAAAGCACTTCTGAGGCAACAGACCCAATCGGCTTTGGAACAGAGG gaGTTCCCCTTCTTTACACTGACCGGTTTCCCTCCTGGCTTTCTGCTTCATGTGGGAGGAGTGGTGAGCGCACGGTCAGTCAAGCTTCTGGATCGAATCCACAACCCTG ACGAGCCGGAGACACGAGACGCTTGGTGGGAGGAGATCAGACAGGAGATAAAGTCTCACGCTAAAGCTCTGGGCTGCCATGCAGTGGTGGGATACAGCGAGTCCACCAGCATCTG tGAGGAGGTGTGTATTCTGTCAGCATCGGGAACCGCAGCGATCCTCAGCTCCCGCTTCATGCAGGATGGCGCACTGGACACAGAGCACAGGTTGTCACGGCAACATGGCACAGAGAGGGGCGAGGGTGAGATGGGTAGTTCAGCCTCGTTAGG gTTTGATGATGTTGTCCCTCCTGCCTGTGGGTTTTGTCACATCCCATATGATGAGTTGAACATGCCGTTTCCGGCTCAGCTGACCTACTGTCACTGCTGCCGCCGCCATAAAGTCCCTGATGTGCTCTTCACCACCATAGACGTGCCGTCTGAAGCACATGTCACTGGCAAAGGCTGCCTTATACAggccag GCTGTGCCGAACAAAGAAGAAGGCTCAGGGCGAGGGCAACGCCACAGCCATCAGTAACCTGCTGCCGTTCCTGGAGTACGAGCTGCACACCCAGCTGATGAACAAGCTGAAGCTGCGCAACATGAACGCTCTGTTTGGATTGCGTATCCAGATCAGTGTGGGGGAGAACATGCTGCTCGGCCTGGCT tcaGCGACAGGCGTGTACCTGACAGCACTTCCAAGTCCAGGAGGAATCCAGATTGCTGGAAAGACCCCCAGTGACCTCACATACGAACAACATCTctcaaacatgcaaaaaaaaattaatgacaCTATTGCCAAAAACAAAGAGCTTTATGAGATTAATCCCCcg GAGTTTGTGGAGGAGCTGATTGGCTCACCGATCCCGGAGCCCCGGCAACGATCTCGCCTCTTCCGCTCGCACTCTGAGAGCTCAGACGAGGTTTCAGAGTTAGACCTGTCTCACGGGAAGAAGGACGCttttgttctggag ATTGATGATACAGACGCTTTTGAAGACATTCATTCCCTCCTCACTGACGCCCCGACTCCTCCAG GTTTCTACAGCTGCAACACTGAAATCATGCCTGGGATTTATAACTGGACTTCAGAATTACAG ATGTTTACGTCTGTGAGAGTGTTCCGACTCAGCAACgtaaatctgaccaatcagggcCTGAATAAGATTTTTAATGATCTGTGTGAGAACCTGCTGAAG agttTGTATTTCAAATTGCGCTCCATGGTGCCCTGCTGTCTCTGCCATGTGAACTTCACTGTCGCTGTGCCTGAGGATGAGCTCATACAG GTGGCAGTGACAGCAGTGGCCATGAGCTTTGATAAAGATCAGACGCAGGAGAATGGCAGACAAAGTGGAGAGAAAACACTTATCAAag gtttggCCGAGGTTTCAGGAGGTCCCCCAAGTGCTCGAG tGTCCTCTCTGGAGAAGTCCAGTCCGTTGCCTGAAGGTCGTTCTCGCTCTCTGAGGTCGAGTCGTTCTTACCCCGGAGGTTCTGTCACTGTGGTTAAAATGACGCCACTCTCCTTTATTCctggaacaaaaataataaaatacctCGGCATCATCAACATGTTCTTCATCAGAGAGACCACCTCACTCcgagag gagggTGGTGTGAGTGGGTTCCTGCACTCCTTTATAGCTGAGGTGTTTGCTATGGTACGCGCGCACGTCGCTGCTCTGGGTGGAAACGCCGTCGTCTCCTACAgcatgaaggagtgtgtgtttatggagaaTCCAAACAAGAATcag gctCAGTGCCTTATCAACGTGAGCGGAGACGCTGTGATTTTCGTCCGAGAGTCTGAACTCGAGGCCACGCCTCCACAGACACAAACGTCCTGCGGTGGAGAAGggacatga